A stretch of the Planktothricoides raciborskii GIHE-MW2 genome encodes the following:
- a CDS encoding ATP-binding protein, with product MSQYIVNILLIDRELHDYQVFKDFLDKICTFQFNLNWVKTYAEGLENTINNQADIYLIDRELEPDSYAGLQLLKEARKKGCNQPIFILTESELKSREIEEITAAGATDYFDKSELNVTLLEHAIRYALKEQQINQALRLSEQRYALALSAGEVGVWDWDIKNNQLYVATNLKAMLGYTNNEINPNWEEWQKLIHPDDQERVKVVLANHLAGLTSQYEVEYRRLHKDGTWRWFLSRGDTLRDSNGQPCRMAGSETDITERKQLEAYLRQSLENEKEINYLKSRFLTMVSHEFRTPLATILSSADLLEFYIEQLQKENALNHVERLQSAAEYMTQMLNDVLLMEDAKTGNLNFNPVWLDLCEFSKEFVKNLKFYINRTKVIAQNKKHQIDVLINLNNNLEKPHIYGLFDKDLMKQILNHLLWNAIKYSPQGGVILLEIDATDDEEIILQVKDRGIGIPTAEQTQIFEMFYRGNNIENIPGSGLGLSIVKSCVYLHGGDMSVQSTVGVGSTFTVKLPWHKSQDSYQEYLCSLTDVEIMNTGLHITKVEHQSDSW from the coding sequence ATGTCTCAATATATTGTCAATATTTTACTCATCGATAGAGAACTGCATGATTATCAGGTATTCAAAGATTTTTTAGATAAAATATGCACTTTTCAATTTAATTTAAACTGGGTAAAGACTTATGCAGAAGGCTTAGAAAATACCATTAATAATCAAGCTGATATCTATTTAATAGATCGCGAATTAGAGCCGGATTCATATGCGGGATTACAGCTTTTAAAAGAAGCCAGAAAAAAAGGCTGTAATCAACCAATTTTTATCCTCACAGAATCAGAGCTAAAATCCAGAGAAATCGAAGAAATTACAGCGGCTGGTGCCACTGATTACTTCGATAAAAGTGAACTTAATGTAACGCTTTTAGAACACGCAATTCGTTATGCCCTAAAAGAGCAACAAATTAATCAAGCATTGCGATTAAGCGAACAACGTTATGCCTTGGCTTTAAGCGCGGGAGAAGTCGGGGTTTGGGATTGGGATATCAAAAATAATCAGCTTTATGTGGCCACGAATTTAAAAGCCATGCTGGGCTATACTAATAATGAAATTAATCCCAATTGGGAAGAATGGCAAAAACTGATTCATCCCGACGATCAAGAACGGGTTAAGGTGGTTTTAGCGAATCATTTAGCCGGGTTAACCAGTCAGTATGAAGTAGAATATCGCCGACTACATAAAGATGGAACTTGGCGGTGGTTTTTGTCGCGAGGTGATACTTTAAGAGATAGCAATGGTCAGCCTTGTCGGATGGCTGGTTCGGAAACCGATATCACCGAACGCAAGCAATTAGAAGCTTATTTGCGTCAATCCCTAGAAAATGAAAAGGAAATTAATTACTTAAAATCTCGCTTTTTGACGATGGTTTCCCATGAGTTTAGAACTCCTCTGGCAACTATTTTATCTTCCGCAGATTTACTAGAGTTTTATATAGAACAGTTGCAAAAAGAAAATGCTTTAAACCATGTGGAACGCCTCCAAAGCGCGGCGGAATATATGACGCAAATGTTAAATGATGTACTACTAATGGAAGATGCCAAAACTGGAAATTTAAACTTTAATCCGGTTTGGTTAGATTTATGTGAATTTTCTAAGGAATTTGTGAAAAATTTAAAGTTTTATATTAATAGGACTAAAGTAATTGCTCAAAACAAAAAGCATCAAATAGATGTGCTAATTAACTTAAATAATAATTTAGAAAAACCCCATATTTATGGTTTGTTTGATAAGGATTTGATGAAGCAAATTTTAAATCATTTATTATGGAATGCCATTAAGTATTCCCCCCAGGGCGGGGTGATTCTTTTGGAAATTGATGCTACGGATGATGAAGAAATTATTTTGCAGGTAAAAGATCGTGGGATTGGCATTCCCACCGCCGAACAAACTCAAATTTTTGAGATGTTTTATCGAGGCAACAATATCGAAAATATTCCCGGCAGTGGGTTGGGACTATCTATTGTCAAAAGCTGTGTTTATTTACATGGTGGGGATATGTCTGTCCAAAGTACCGTAGGTGTAGGGAGTACATTTACGGTGAAATTGCCTTGGCATAAATCTCAAGATAGTTATCAGGAATATTTGTGTAGTCTCACGGATGTAGAAATTATGAATACAGGGCTTCATATTACGAAAGTAGAGCATCAGTCTGATTCTTGGTAA
- a CDS encoding MOSC domain-containing protein codes for MSQATVTQLFIHPIKGLTPQGCDRALLLPGHGIKGDRAMALMFVDTGEKVPSPETLPWQSKKYFAVQNDWPGLARLKCIYDPENAELRVSIGQSDSPLLVAATNTSQGRAAISAFFTGYLAGLKPTEKARHPQYSPVQLVGTGQRGETRYSDRQSGHISIISQATVDEISRCIGAEVDIRRFRPNIVIDGVAPWGEFDWVGKELYLGESRMLVSARIGRCVNIEVNPETGDRDLPLCRLLTEHFGHLQTGVVAEVISGGNIQIGDRLEIV; via the coding sequence ATGTCCCAGGCAACGGTTACACAGTTATTTATTCACCCGATTAAAGGTCTGACTCCCCAAGGGTGCGATCGCGCATTGCTCCTGCCTGGACATGGTATTAAAGGCGATCGGGCTATGGCTTTAATGTTTGTGGATACTGGGGAAAAAGTTCCCTCCCCGGAAACCTTGCCCTGGCAGAGTAAAAAATACTTTGCGGTGCAGAATGACTGGCCTGGTTTAGCTCGGTTAAAATGTATTTATGACCCAGAGAATGCCGAACTCAGGGTTAGCATTGGCCAAAGTGATTCGCCTCTGTTGGTGGCTGCCACCAATACCTCCCAGGGACGGGCGGCAATTAGTGCTTTTTTTACTGGCTATTTGGCTGGATTAAAACCTACGGAAAAAGCCCGTCATCCTCAGTATTCTCCAGTGCAGTTGGTGGGAACAGGTCAGCGAGGGGAAACTCGTTATAGCGATCGCCAGTCTGGACATATTTCGATTATCAGTCAAGCCACTGTGGATGAAATTAGCCGTTGCATAGGTGCAGAAGTAGATATTCGCCGATTTCGCCCTAATATTGTCATAGATGGGGTTGCTCCTTGGGGTGAGTTTGACTGGGTAGGAAAAGAGTTATATCTTGGAGAAAGCCGGATGCTGGTTTCTGCCCGGATTGGTCGCTGTGTCAATATTGAGGTAAATCCAGAAACGGGCGATCGCGATTTGCCGTTATGTCGCCTCCTTACCGAACACTTTGGTCATTTACAAACTGGGGTGGTAGCAGAAGTCATCAGCGGTGGTAATATCCAGATAGGCGATCGTTTAGAAATCGTTTAA
- a CDS encoding FTR1 family protein: protein MDFSAALPTFVITLREGVEAALVVGIVLACLKKAQASDLNPWVYSGVVSGIVVSALVGWLFSGILFALSQSDHLYAPVVESLLKAGFCLVAIAMLSWMLIWMTKQAKALKGEIETAVSSAIQSPRSAQDSSQFGINQPAAWGIFTLIFIAVLREGFETVLFIVAQFQQGWTPAIGALLGLLGAVLIGVLLFQGGVRINLRLFFQLMGILLLLIVSGLVISALKNVDNAAMILSEIDARFSDLCFSGSGSCLLGPMVWDTSEFLSDRQFPGMILKALFGYRSHLYLAQAVGYMVFLFTVGSFYFSSLGGERSKSQTSAVSRQ, encoded by the coding sequence ATGGATTTTAGTGCGGCCTTACCGACTTTTGTGATTACCCTGCGAGAAGGGGTGGAAGCAGCCCTGGTAGTGGGAATTGTCCTGGCTTGTTTGAAAAAAGCTCAAGCCAGTGATTTGAACCCTTGGGTTTACAGTGGTGTTGTTAGTGGAATTGTGGTCAGTGCCTTAGTGGGTTGGCTATTTAGTGGGATTTTATTCGCCCTGAGTCAGTCCGATCACCTTTATGCCCCAGTGGTGGAGTCTTTGCTCAAGGCGGGATTTTGTTTGGTGGCGATCGCTATGCTGAGTTGGATGCTGATTTGGATGACTAAGCAGGCTAAAGCTTTAAAAGGGGAAATTGAAACTGCCGTGAGTTCGGCGATCCAATCCCCCCGTTCCGCCCAAGACAGCAGCCAGTTTGGGATAAATCAGCCAGCGGCTTGGGGCATATTCACGTTAATTTTTATTGCGGTGTTACGAGAAGGTTTTGAAACGGTGTTATTTATTGTGGCTCAGTTTCAGCAAGGATGGACACCAGCGATCGGGGCATTGTTAGGGTTGCTGGGGGCGGTGCTGATTGGAGTTTTGCTGTTTCAAGGGGGTGTCAGGATTAATCTGCGGCTATTTTTTCAACTCATGGGCATCTTGTTACTCTTGATTGTCTCTGGGTTGGTGATTTCCGCGTTAAAAAATGTTGATAATGCGGCGATGATTTTATCTGAGATCGATGCTCGGTTTAGTGACTTGTGCTTTTCTGGTTCTGGTTCCTGTCTCCTCGGCCCAATGGTTTGGGATACTAGCGAATTTCTTTCCGATCGCCAGTTTCCTGGTATGATTCTTAAGGCTTTATTTGGCTATCGCTCTCATCTCTATTTGGCTCAAGCGGTGGGCTATATGGTATTTTTATTCACCGTAGGTAGTTTCTATTTTTCTAGCTTGGGTGGAGAGCGTAGTAAATCTCAAACTTCGGCAGTGAGTCGTCAATAA
- the sir gene encoding sulfite reductase, ferredoxin dependent produces MTAPASGDTDKKLSKLEALKERSNFLREPVASELLQDTNYFTEDGIQILKFHGSYQQDNRDNRVKGQEKDYQMMLRTRSPGGFIPPQLYLTLDRLSDQYGNHTLRATTRQGFQLHGILKKNLKSAIAEIVRNMGSTLGACGDLNRNVMAPPAPFHNRPEYDYALRYANNIADLLTPQSGAYYEIWLDGEKVISGEENPAVKEARRHQNNGTLFEDSPEPIYGTQYMPRKFKICVTVPGDNSVDIYTQDLGLVVISDEQGKLIGFNVLAGGGLGRTHNKEETFARLADPIGYVAKEDVYELVKAVVATQRDYGDRQNRRHARMKYLINDWGVEKFRATVETYFGKKLEPFKPLPEWKYEDFLGWHDQGDGLMFLGISIENGRVFDRGDFKLKTALREIVEKFNIPMLVSPHQNVILYDIKPANQQEIKQILQGYGIKGETEIDPLVRTAMACPALPTCGLAVTESERAIPGILERIRALLNKLGLSQDQFVVRMTGCPNGCARPYVAELGFVGSAPESYQIWLGGSPSQTRLAQPVIEKLHIDYLEAFLEPILVNFKQNRLSAGESFGDFCDRIGLDTIRELTASYQQNTPVTSNKMTTELLTAPVDTDLTPSTETISEEIVDQGSEEDEKERRPRRRVNLSEDIYHRLKNEAARQGKPMSELAANALEAFLASQQSAD; encoded by the coding sequence ATGACGGCTCCAGCCTCTGGAGATACTGATAAAAAGCTGTCGAAGCTGGAAGCACTCAAGGAGCGTAGTAACTTCTTGCGAGAACCTGTAGCCAGTGAGTTGCTTCAGGATACCAATTACTTTACAGAAGATGGAATTCAAATTCTGAAATTTCATGGTTCCTATCAGCAAGACAATCGTGATAATCGGGTCAAAGGGCAAGAAAAAGATTATCAGATGATGTTGCGGACTCGATCGCCAGGTGGATTTATTCCCCCGCAACTTTATCTGACTTTGGATCGCTTATCGGATCAATATGGGAATCATACTCTGCGAGCCACCACTCGCCAGGGGTTTCAACTGCACGGCATTCTCAAGAAAAATCTGAAAAGCGCGATCGCGGAAATTGTCCGCAATATGGGGTCAACCCTAGGGGCTTGTGGCGATCTGAATCGCAACGTCATGGCACCTCCGGCTCCCTTTCACAATCGCCCAGAGTATGACTATGCCTTGCGCTATGCCAACAATATCGCCGATTTACTCACTCCTCAAAGTGGCGCTTATTATGAGATTTGGCTAGATGGGGAAAAAGTTATTAGTGGGGAAGAAAATCCTGCTGTTAAAGAAGCCCGCCGCCATCAGAATAATGGCACTCTGTTTGAGGATAGTCCAGAGCCGATCTATGGCACTCAATATATGCCCCGCAAGTTTAAAATTTGCGTCACCGTACCGGGAGATAATTCCGTAGATATCTATACCCAAGACCTGGGTTTAGTGGTCATTTCTGACGAACAGGGTAAATTGATCGGATTTAACGTCCTCGCAGGGGGTGGGTTAGGTCGGACTCATAATAAAGAGGAAACTTTTGCCCGGTTAGCAGATCCCATTGGTTATGTAGCCAAAGAAGATGTCTATGAGTTGGTGAAAGCTGTGGTCGCCACTCAACGAGACTATGGCGATCGCCAAAACCGCCGTCATGCGCGGATGAAATATCTCATCAATGACTGGGGGGTGGAAAAATTCCGCGCCACCGTAGAAACCTATTTTGGCAAAAAACTCGAACCCTTTAAGCCCTTACCCGAATGGAAGTATGAAGACTTTCTCGGTTGGCACGATCAAGGGGATGGGTTGATGTTTCTGGGCATTTCTATTGAAAATGGCCGAGTTTTCGATCGCGGTGATTTTAAACTCAAAACCGCCTTGCGGGAAATTGTCGAGAAGTTCAACATACCAATGTTGGTCAGTCCCCATCAAAATGTGATTCTCTACGATATTAAGCCCGCCAACCAGCAGGAAATTAAACAAATCCTCCAAGGCTATGGGATCAAAGGCGAAACGGAAATCGATCCCCTGGTGCGGACTGCAATGGCTTGTCCCGCTTTGCCTACTTGTGGATTAGCGGTGACGGAATCAGAACGCGCCATCCCTGGAATTTTAGAGCGAATTCGGGCTCTATTAAATAAACTAGGGCTATCCCAAGACCAATTTGTAGTCAGAATGACCGGCTGCCCAAATGGTTGTGCGCGTCCTTATGTGGCAGAATTAGGGTTTGTCGGCAGTGCCCCAGAAAGTTATCAAATTTGGCTCGGTGGCTCCCCCAGCCAAACCCGACTGGCTCAACCCGTAATTGAGAAGCTACATATTGATTACTTAGAGGCATTCCTAGAGCCGATTTTGGTCAATTTTAAGCAAAATCGACTTTCTGCCGGTGAGAGTTTTGGCGATTTTTGCGATCGCATTGGACTCGACACCATTCGTGAACTTACCGCCTCTTATCAGCAAAATACTCCTGTAACTAGCAACAAAATGACTACTGAATTATTGACCGCCCCCGTTGACACAGATTTGACTCCCAGCACCGAAACTATTTCCGAAGAGATCGTCGATCAAGGTTCTGAAGAAGACGAAAAAGAACGTCGCCCCCGTCGTCGCGTCAACCTCAGCGAAGATATTTATCATCGCCTGAAAAATGAAGCCGCCCGTCAAGGCAAACCTATGAGCGAACTAGCGGCGAATGCCCTGGAAGCTTTCCTCGCTAGTCAACAATCGGCGGATTAG
- a CDS encoding 16S rRNA (uracil(1498)-N(3))-methyltransferase, which translates to MSQLQRIAIAPAQIQGQQILLTAEQQHYLMRVLRLKIGDRFIVIDPQGGWWLSVLQENNGQILEPIAIATELPATVSLIVAMPKGNGLEEIVRQTTELGVSAIYPVMSDRSLLKPSPQKIQRWRRIAQEAAEQSERAKVPTIFEPIAFSECLGQISQASCRGEQPFAPTLTQENSGGSDTPLIKGGGGGSDSKKYKYICVARGDRPHLLKTLQGSDLKSEANPQIAIATGPEGGWTATEVEQAIAAGFQPISLGDRILKAVTAPIVALSLVAAYLES; encoded by the coding sequence ATGTCTCAATTACAAAGAATCGCGATCGCACCAGCCCAAATTCAAGGTCAGCAAATATTGCTCACCGCCGAACAGCAGCACTATCTGATGCGAGTGCTGCGGTTAAAAATAGGCGATCGCTTTATTGTCATCGATCCTCAAGGGGGTTGGTGGTTGTCGGTACTCCAAGAAAACAATGGCCAAATTCTCGAACCGATAGCCATTGCCACCGAATTACCTGCTACCGTTTCCTTAATTGTGGCTATGCCCAAAGGAAATGGCTTAGAAGAGATAGTGCGTCAAACTACGGAACTCGGTGTGAGTGCGATTTATCCGGTAATGAGCGATCGCAGCCTCCTCAAACCTAGCCCCCAAAAAATTCAACGGTGGCGTCGCATTGCCCAAGAAGCCGCCGAACAGTCAGAACGAGCAAAAGTCCCGACAATTTTTGAACCGATCGCTTTCTCTGAATGTTTAGGGCAAATTTCTCAGGCTTCATGTAGGGGCGAACAGCCGTTCGCCCCTACCCTCACCCAGGAAAATTCGGGGGGATCCGACACCCCCCTTATTAAGGGGGGCGGGGGGGGATCCGACTCTAAAAAATATAAATATATCTGTGTGGCTCGTGGGGATAGGCCACATTTACTCAAAACTTTGCAAGGATCTGACCTTAAATCTGAAGCAAATCCCCAAATCGCGATCGCCACTGGGCCCGAAGGCGGCTGGACAGCCACAGAAGTGGAACAGGCGATCGCTGCGGGTTTTCAGCCAATTTCTTTAGGCGATCGTATCCTCAAAGCCGTTACCGCCCCCATTGTCGCCTTATCCCTCGTCGCTGCTTACTTAGAAAGTTAG
- a CDS encoding SirB1 family protein → MEFSAARQLFYQEIQQPDEQINLAKAALYIAQEEYPDLDVEQSLETFDVMAEEVRQQLPPERYPLRIIKTINQYLFDDLGFRGNTDDYYDPRNSFLSDVIVRRTGIPITLSLVYLEVARRIDFPMVGIGMPGHFIIRPDFADAGIFVDAFNRGEILFAEDWQPRLSQLYGQPVQLRPEFFAPVTSRQFLARMLMNLKMIYLQQMQAKKCLGVIDRILLLFPDAPDQLRDRGLLYYQSDRWSEARQDLESYLAIVPDAADAAIVRQLLDHIS, encoded by the coding sequence ATGGAATTTTCCGCAGCGCGACAATTATTTTACCAAGAAATCCAGCAGCCAGATGAACAAATTAATCTGGCAAAAGCGGCTTTATATATTGCTCAAGAAGAATATCCCGATCTGGATGTCGAGCAATCCCTCGAAACTTTTGATGTGATGGCGGAAGAGGTGCGGCAACAGTTGCCCCCAGAACGCTATCCCCTCCGAATCATCAAGACCATTAATCAGTATTTGTTTGATGACCTTGGTTTTCGGGGCAATACCGATGATTACTACGATCCGCGCAATAGTTTTCTGAGTGACGTAATTGTTCGGCGCACGGGGATTCCAATTACCCTGTCGTTAGTATATCTGGAAGTGGCTCGGCGCATCGATTTTCCGATGGTCGGCATTGGAATGCCCGGACATTTTATCATTCGTCCAGATTTTGCCGATGCGGGGATTTTTGTGGATGCATTTAATCGCGGGGAGATATTGTTTGCGGAAGATTGGCAGCCCCGATTAAGTCAACTGTATGGTCAACCTGTGCAGTTGCGGCCAGAATTTTTTGCCCCAGTCACGTCACGACAGTTTTTAGCCCGGATGCTGATGAATTTAAAAATGATTTATCTCCAACAAATGCAGGCGAAAAAATGTCTGGGGGTAATTGACCGGATTTTGCTGTTGTTTCCCGATGCCCCAGACCAACTGCGCGATCGCGGCCTTTTATATTATCAAAGCGATCGCTGGTCAGAAGCACGGCAAGACCTGGAATCCTATCTGGCGATCGTCCCTGATGCTGCCGATGCCGCGATCGTTCGCCAATTGCTCGATCACATCAGCTAA
- a CDS encoding EAL domain-containing protein: protein MIAFQEQRGYTDIKMYASLLPRLILEIAAADDLDTALSLAVERICEATDWDYGEVWVPSPNGDYLQCSQSKFNRDSLAIAQLRTHSLEFIFPPNIGLPGRIWVTKKSEFYPDISKLSKNFFSRVEMAKKLGVKSGFGIPVVISNEVVAVILFFMLKSNPKNPVKLEMIQNMMPQLTVLLHQKQTEKQLKETTEKYRSIFENAVEGIFQTTADGRYLTVNPMLATIYGYDSPGEMMANLTDIEHQLYVNPQRRNEFRHLLEKQDAVWAFESEIYRKDGQIIWISECARKIRNAAGEIIGYEGTVVDITQRKQAEIELLKRDRLLEAVAAAMNELLLNPNHREAVNRGLGKLGEVVGVHRVYVCIERKNCDFNCELTGARLASQPSLIMEYEWTAEGISSAKTADHLLIPTDSKIFPCLLAGEPLTILTEQMSPGDRAVFGYPDVVSSLLVPIIVQEEFFGYVGFDDCQTARSWSKSEASILVAIAGSIGGAIQRHQQEVLIHHQAFHDLLTGLPNRQQLEQSLPKMLAIAQQQEQKAAFLFIDLDRFKIINDTLGHGVGDQLLQIVAQRLKQSQREDDMIIRWGGDEFIVILNQIHHSVDAGHIAQRIINSIQQSFLIDEHQLYISCSIGIAIYPEDGIDASTLMQNADLALYRVKETGRNSYEFYTPYMHSEIPEYLLLENNAEQALNQQEFLLFYQPLLHPTTREIRGVEALIRWQHPTLGLLPAEKFISLLEEKGFMVKLGRWILESACEQLSIWQTLGWPPVKVWINLSAAEFQQQNLLAIISEVLQATGVNPECLGLEINEATAMQDLEFTRHRLQQLHRMRIALALDNFGSGLVSLTALKSLPFDRIKIDRFFLKKVAKKSKELALLRTMIDLGNQLGFPVVIQGVETPEQQEILATFDCDEMQGNFLSPPLFASEANRLFSLPSKFHLS from the coding sequence ATGATTGCTTTCCAAGAACAACGAGGTTATACGGACATAAAAATGTATGCGTCTTTATTGCCAAGGCTAATTTTAGAGATAGCGGCTGCTGACGATCTTGATACCGCTTTAAGCCTTGCAGTAGAGCGGATTTGTGAAGCAACGGACTGGGATTATGGAGAAGTGTGGGTTCCCAGTCCGAATGGGGATTATTTGCAATGTAGTCAATCTAAATTTAATCGGGATTCCTTGGCGATCGCTCAATTAAGAACCCATAGTTTAGAATTTATTTTTCCCCCTAATATCGGTTTGCCCGGACGAATATGGGTGACGAAAAAATCAGAATTTTACCCTGATATTTCTAAATTGTCAAAAAATTTTTTTTCCAGAGTCGAAATGGCGAAAAAACTGGGAGTCAAATCCGGTTTTGGTATCCCCGTTGTGATTTCAAATGAAGTCGTTGCTGTAATTTTATTTTTTATGCTGAAATCTAACCCGAAAAATCCAGTTAAACTGGAGATGATTCAAAATATGATGCCTCAATTGACCGTGTTACTCCATCAAAAACAAACCGAAAAACAATTAAAAGAGACTACGGAAAAATATCGGAGTATTTTTGAAAATGCGGTGGAGGGCATTTTTCAAACCACCGCCGATGGTCGTTATCTAACTGTTAACCCGATGTTAGCGACTATCTACGGTTATGATTCCCCTGGAGAAATGATGGCTAATCTGACCGATATTGAGCATCAACTTTATGTAAATCCTCAACGTCGGAATGAATTTCGCCACTTACTGGAAAAACAAGATGCGGTCTGGGCATTTGAATCAGAAATTTATCGGAAAGATGGCCAAATTATTTGGATTTCAGAATGTGCGCGAAAAATTCGCAATGCTGCGGGAGAAATCATTGGCTATGAGGGGACGGTAGTTGATATTACCCAGCGTAAGCAAGCAGAAATCGAATTGCTGAAACGCGATCGCTTGCTGGAAGCTGTGGCCGCAGCTATGAATGAATTATTGTTAAATCCTAACCACCGAGAAGCGGTGAATCGTGGGTTAGGAAAATTAGGGGAAGTGGTGGGAGTGCATCGGGTTTATGTCTGCATAGAAAGAAAAAATTGCGATTTTAATTGCGAATTGACTGGCGCTCGGCTCGCCAGTCAACCTAGCTTAATTATGGAATATGAGTGGACTGCTGAGGGAATTTCCAGCGCCAAAACAGCGGATCATCTGCTGATTCCCACGGACTCAAAGATTTTCCCCTGTTTATTAGCTGGTGAACCCTTGACGATCTTGACGGAGCAAATGAGTCCAGGCGATCGCGCTGTATTTGGTTATCCCGATGTTGTTTCCAGTTTGTTAGTCCCTATTATTGTCCAAGAAGAATTTTTTGGCTATGTGGGATTTGATGATTGCCAAACGGCAAGGTCTTGGTCAAAAAGTGAAGCATCAATTTTAGTGGCGATCGCCGGTAGTATTGGTGGTGCGATCCAACGCCATCAGCAAGAAGTCCTGATTCACCATCAAGCGTTTCACGATCTTTTAACAGGTTTACCCAACCGACAGCAACTCGAACAATCTCTACCGAAAATGCTGGCGATCGCGCAACAGCAAGAGCAAAAAGCCGCTTTCCTGTTTATCGACTTAGATCGATTTAAAATCATCAACGATACTTTAGGTCATGGAGTAGGGGATCAACTTTTGCAAATCGTCGCCCAACGATTAAAACAGTCCCAGCGAGAAGATGATATGATTATTCGCTGGGGAGGCGATGAATTTATTGTCATCCTGAATCAGATTCACCATTCAGTCGATGCTGGTCATATTGCCCAGAGGATTATTAACTCCATCCAGCAATCGTTTCTGATCGATGAGCATCAACTATATATTAGTTGTAGCATTGGCATTGCCATTTATCCTGAAGATGGCATCGATGCGTCCACCTTGATGCAAAATGCCGATCTCGCATTATATCGGGTCAAAGAAACGGGACGAAATAGCTATGAATTTTACACTCCCTATATGCACTCGGAAATTCCCGAATACTTATTATTAGAAAATAATGCGGAACAGGCGTTGAACCAACAAGAGTTTCTCCTGTTTTACCAGCCATTACTCCACCCAACAACCCGTGAGATTAGAGGAGTGGAAGCATTAATTCGTTGGCAGCATCCCACCCTCGGATTACTGCCAGCAGAAAAATTTATTTCTTTATTAGAAGAAAAGGGCTTCATGGTCAAGTTAGGTCGCTGGATTTTAGAAAGTGCTTGCGAGCAACTGTCTATTTGGCAAACCCTTGGCTGGCCGCCGGTTAAAGTTTGGATCAATTTGTCAGCGGCAGAATTTCAGCAACAAAATTTATTAGCTATTATCAGTGAGGTGTTACAAGCAACGGGAGTTAATCCTGAATGTTTGGGCTTAGAAATTAATGAAGCTACGGCGATGCAAGATTTAGAATTTACTCGCCACAGATTGCAGCAGTTACACCGGATGAGAATTGCTTTGGCTTTGGATAATTTTGGCAGTGGGCTTGTCTCGTTAACAGCACTCAAAAGTTTGCCTTTTGACCGGATTAAAATTGATCGTTTTTTTCTCAAAAAAGTAGCAAAAAAATCTAAAGAATTGGCGCTACTACGCACCATGATTGATTTGGGAAATCAACTGGGTTTTCCAGTGGTTATTCAAGGAGTTGAAACTCCCGAACAACAAGAAATTTTAGCGACATTTGATTGTGACGAAATGCAAGGTAATTTTTTGAGTCCACCACTGTTTGCGTCGGAGGCAAATCGTTTGTTTAGTTTGCCCAGTAAATTTCATTTATCCTAA
- a CDS encoding Uma2 family endonuclease, whose translation MAIAQSLELGITSLPDHTQLPDSDGTFVKNFQEHPQSILLTDSLKSTLDQLHPDQQYAIGQDCGIYWRLTQPPEKGAECPDWFYVPNVPPTLDGQFRRSYVLWQEYIPPLIAIEFVSGDGSEERDRTPLSQLSGERQKPGKFWVYEQVIRPAFYAIYEVQKASVEVYRLIANHYELVAANERGHYPIEPMGVELGIWLGQYGNLELPWLRWWDSQGNLLLTGDERARIESHRAEKAELELQQERQRAEAERQQAEVELQQERQRAEAERQRAEAERQRAEVERQRAERLAELLRSQGINPEEL comes from the coding sequence ATGGCCATCGCCCAATCATTAGAACTGGGAATTACTAGCCTTCCCGACCATACTCAACTACCTGACTCCGACGGTACTTTTGTGAAAAACTTTCAGGAGCATCCCCAAAGTATTTTACTCACTGATTCTCTGAAATCGACATTAGATCAACTGCATCCAGACCAACAATATGCGATCGGTCAAGACTGTGGGATTTATTGGCGATTAACCCAACCCCCAGAAAAAGGGGCGGAATGTCCCGACTGGTTTTATGTTCCCAACGTTCCGCCAACTTTGGATGGACAATTCAGACGTTCTTATGTCTTATGGCAGGAATATATTCCTCCTTTAATTGCCATTGAATTTGTCTCAGGAGATGGTTCAGAAGAACGCGATCGCACTCCCTTATCCCAACTCTCTGGAGAACGCCAAAAACCCGGTAAATTTTGGGTATATGAACAAGTGATCCGTCCGGCTTTTTATGCGATTTATGAAGTACAGAAAGCCAGTGTAGAAGTATATCGCCTAATCGCCAATCATTATGAGTTAGTGGCAGCGAATGAACGAGGTCACTATCCCATTGAGCCAATGGGCGTAGAATTGGGCATTTGGCTCGGACAATATGGCAACTTAGAATTGCCGTGGCTGCGGTGGTGGGATAGTCAAGGTAATTTGCTACTAACCGGAGATGAACGAGCAAGAATTGAAAGCCACCGGGCGGAAAAGGCCGAATTGGAGTTACAGCAGGAACGCCAACGGGCGGAAGCGGAACGCCAACAAGCCGAAGTAGAATTACAGCAAGAACGCCAACGGGCGGAAGCGGAACGCCAACGGGCGGAAGCGGAACGCCAACGGGCGGAAGTGGAACGCCAACGGGCTGAACGACTCGCGGAGTTACTGCGATCGCAGGGAATTAACCCCGAAGAACTGTAA